The window CCATGAATTTGCTGAAGCTTTCGCTTTTGGCAGTAACCAAATATCAGAATTTGATATTCAAGCGCAAAGATCAATCAAGTGGACCATACAGCATATGCCCATCAGCATAATGAAGAACATGCTTAAAAGAAGTGAACTCGTGGACCTTCGGGATTTGGGCAAAACCCGGCAAAAAGTAGATCACCAAATCCGTACTTGGCAGGAAGGACTGGCGGAGAAAATGACAGACTGGGACAAACGGATCACGGGAAGCGAAGCCAAAACCAAAGGATTACTTCGCATGTTGAAGCAGTTCGAGACCGGGGCCCATTTCGTAGGGTTACACCTGGGCTTCAAAAGACTGCGAAATGAGAAAGAAAAAGAAATGGAGCATGCCCGAACCACCATGGGAGTGTTGGGGTTGGCTTCAATCGCACCGATCCTGATTAAGCTGATAGTGCTTTCATCTAATCCAGACTTGGCCTCCAACGGGATGGTGCTTCTGGGCTTAAGCCTACCCGTTCTTTCACTCACAGCCATCGGCCTGTATTTTTTCCGCGTAGCACTAATGGACTACAAATCCACCAAGTCCCAACTTCTTCAGCTCGACCTGCGCATGTCGCTATGCGAATTCATCCAGAGCTATTCCGAATACAAAACCGAAATCGAAGACAAGGAAGCGCTAAATCGATTCGAGCAGGTAGTTTTTTCCGGCATCGTGTCCGAGGAATCAAAAATTCCAGCAGCCTTTGATGGGCTGGAGCAATTGGCCAAGGTAATCAATACCGTAACAAAAGCCCCTGGGACCAAGGTTTCATAAACGTTGAAACCCACCTCCCAAACGACCTTTCAACCATAACCTTCCAACATTCACAACACCATGAACCAAGCGCCCTTGGCCTCACACGAGCCCGGGACACTTTATCTTATGTCATTTTACGACGGCATTAAATGAACACCTTCTTGACGGTTGTGAAGACCGCATCACTGATCAGATTAGCGCGACTTTCCTTTTTATTTTATGAGCTAAACCTCAACGGACTACGGAATTAGCAGCATGGACAGACAGGGGAAATAATATAAGGTGCTTGGACTAGTTCTGCCCGCGCGGCGGGGGATTATCCGGATGCAGCACCATCTTGCCGTCGCGCTCCTCACAGATTCCGGTCACCTCATCTCCACGGGGGGAAGTGAAGACAGCCTTGTCGCCGACCTTCTTGCCCTCACATGCCTCATAGGCTTCTTCCGGCGGGCCCTGACGTTTGCCACCCTGCCCCCGGCCTCCGCCGGGTTGAGCGAGCGCACAGGTGCCCATTGCCACCACCAATACAAAAACAAACAACACTCTTTTCATCAGTAACTCCTCTCTTTTCAGAATTACGACGAGTATTGCCTATAAGAGCAAACCGGTCTTGTTTAGTTTGCTATTTTTACGGTTAAACTTTGTAAAATGAATGGTATTACAGAGCGTTATTAATACTACTCTGGGGAAGAACAGATTATTCGTCTTCTTCTGCTTCCTCATCCCTCTTCCGCACATGCCAACTGTCGTATAGGAAAAAGACGAAAACACCGGACAGGAGAATTGCCAGAATAAGGATGGTGTCACGCAACCAGTGGGTTTCCTCAGCCTCGGTGACAAACCATCGTTCGCCCAGGAGTTCATGCTCGGTCGTGCTGAACTCGGAGAACCCCTGATCCACCAGCTTGATGAGGGTCTCATTCCCCTTGGCAGTGGCTGCGTGCAGGAATTGTGTATAGAGAATTGTCTTGACGATCAGCTTATTGGAGTGGCCCAGATTCCCCACTTCGTATCCCATTACGGGGTGATCTCCGGCCAGCGCCTCGATCTTTCCGGCCACAAGGGCTTCGGCTATCTCGGCTATGGTATCCAGCGGCACAAGCTTGGCTTCGGGATGTTCCTTGCGCAGGAAGTATTCCGCATATCCTTTGTCCAGCACGCCTATGGCGTAGTTTGCATAGATCTTGTCGAGTTTGGTGTCTTTATCCCGTGACACCAACAGGGCAGACTTGAGCTCATGATAGGGTCGTGAAAAATCCAAATACGCGGCGCGCTCGTCATTGCGGAACAGGCCGCCGTGGAGGTCCACTTCACCGTCTTTGACCATGCGCAGGGTTTGAGGCCATGGTGCGAAACGGAAAAAGACCGGGATTCCCGTCTTTTCGGACCATTTTTTCCACACATCGACAATGTATCCCTTGGGCTGCCCGTTCAATCCCTGAAAGGACATGGGGGCTGCGCCCGGCGGATTGACGATGGTCACGCCATGTTCGCGATACCACTCAAAGTCCTTTGCCAACGCGACGCCTGTCGTGCTGCAAGTCAGCAGCAACGCAGCGACAATCGCTATGGCAAAGAGTGAGCGCAATGGTACTCCATGGATTATTTGGGTAACCGGATGCTGAACGTAGTTCGCCCATCCTGGCTTGAAAACTCAGCATTACCGTCCAGATAGCGCTCCGTAAAGAGCTTTATAACGTAGGTTCCCAAACCACGCTCCGGTGATTTGGTCGAAATATATCGCTTGAAAATGTGCTTGGCGATGTTCTCGGGAATTTCGCCGCAATTCTCTATGGTGAGCACTGTTCTGCCGCTCTCGCCCGTCACTGCCGACAGCGTAATGACATCGCATTTGTCCTGTAACGATTCCAAGGCATTCACAAGCATGCACCGGATGACATGACCCAGAATACGTTTGTCTGTATGGATGTCGCCACACTCGTATTTCCGCTCCACCACGAGCGGCTGGACGTTGCGGATTTCGCACTCCTCTTCCACCAGCTTGTCGATGAAATCCGGAAGATTGAACGAGGTCTTGATGGCGCCCAGACGCCCTTCTTCTCCGGCGCTGAGGTCATTATGAAAGATCACATCGCGCAGGATACGCTTGGAGGAGGTGGCGAGCAGCGGGAAGAGCGGGTTGTTCTCGTTATCCTCTTCCATCATTTGGGTCAGGGTATTCAGGCCACCGCTGGCATTGATCAGCCCGTGGTAGAAAGTGTTATTCAGATACCTGAGACGCAACTCGTGACTGACGTCCATGGCGAAGAGAAAGACGAACTGCTGATCCCGGAACGTCACAGGTTTGGTGAAGACCTGCAAATCGAGCGGTGCTTCGGCGTCGTTGACGAGTCTGATGAGGCGGCAATCCTGACAGTCATTTTCCCCGCCCATGCTTTTTATGATGGCATTGGCCGCACCGCACGTATTGCAGAAGCTTGAGCAGCCGCAACCGGCTTCGACCAAATTGGAGTGCACACAATCCAGGGCCTCGCCCGGACGCATGCCGATAATCTCTTCAAGCTGTTTTTCTGTCAGCTCATTAAAGGTATTGTTGCTGAATACGATCTGTCGATGCTCATTGAGAACCAGTATGGAGACCGGGACCGCATCAAACCACGGAAGCAGAAATTCTTCTCTCAGTTCCTCTGACACCTGAGTGACATCTTCCTTGGACAGTCTCGCTGCCGGGGCAAAAAAAGTCTCTAGCTCTTCTCCGATCATTTTCATCTCACTCAATCCATATATTTTGTCGTGTCATCCCCAATGGCAGGGCAGATCGCCCCACGTATGATAATTTCATAAGATGATACGATAAACCATATACAGGTCAACAATATTCGTGAATATATACTCTCTTGAACCGAGGTCATAGACTCCCTCACGTAATACTGACGCAACCAATGGATCGGGATCATTCGTGAATACCGACTTCCGCGGTCTGATTAGTACATGAGAGCATGCATGGAAGAGCATATTGCTCAGAATGAGCGTATACGAGAAACGGTTGATTTTTCCGAAAAGGGGCGGCACAAGGGCAACCATACGGTGGAAACAAAAAATCACACGCCTCGATTAGGGAGAGGAGACGTGTGATTTTGCTGAGCGACCCGAGATGTCGGGGAGAGTTCGGGCCGTTCGATGTCCTGTTGGAAAATTTAGGTAAGCTGGCTAATCCCCGCTGCCATGAAGAAGGACATGCAGATCCAGAGGCAGGTCTTAGCGGTTTCCGCTGCGAAGCAGCGTGCCGGGGTCGTGGAATCTTCAGGTTCGATAAGGTACGACCAAGTGAATTTTTCTTTGCCTTTGCGCATATTGTTTCCTCCTTTGAAATCCCTACTCCGCGGTAGGTGGATATTTTAATACGCAGAAGGCGTGTTGTGGTCCAATAACAAAGCCTGAGGGCTGTCATAACGAATTCCGATTGCTGAGCGGAATGCATGGGATTAGGTTGATCACATGGAATTGTACCAACTGAGAACGCTCATAGCCGTTGCAGAGGAAGGCAACTTCACCCGGGCGGGCAAACGCGTGCACGCTACCCAACCCGCTGTCAGCGCCCATATCAAGGCACTGGAAGAAGAGCTTGGCGTACGCCTGTTCGACCGCACCCCGCGTGGCGTTGAACTGACTGTGGCCGGTAGTGAATTGATTGCCGACGCCATCGACGTGTTGGCCGCCGCCGAGAAGCTGCAGGCCCGGGCCGTGACCCTGCGCGGCGAAGTGGTGGGTAATTTCACCATTGGCCTGTGCGCGGACATGGCATTTCTCAAAGTGGAAAAACTGCTGGAGCACATGGGCGAACGCTTCCCCATGTTGAATATGCAGCTCTTGCAAATCCCATCAGGCGCAGTGCTTACCGATCTCCGCGCAAAGAATCTGGACGCGGGCTTTGTGTTCTCAGGTAACCCCTACAGCGATCTGCAGGCCATCAAGTTGACCGAGCCGGAATACTTCATTGTGGGGGCCGCCAAATGGCGTGACAGGCTGGAAAACGCCGGCCCGGAAGAACTATCTCAATTCACTTGGGGTATGGCCACCGAAAACTCGCCGCTCCGGGAAATCCAGCTCTCGATCTTCAGCGAATACGCCATTCGCCCTGCCCAGACCATTGGTGCCAATTCCGAGGAAGTGCTTCGTCCGCTGGTAGAAGAAGGCCGGGTACTGGCCATGATGCGCGAAGATGAGGCCATGGAGCTGGTGGAATCCGGCAAGGGGGCCATCTGCACCTCACTCGGCAAGCACCCCACCGAACTGAACTTCGTCTACCGCAAGTCACAGGCTGACGAACCCGCGCTCGACGCGCTCATCAGTGTAGTGAAAGATGTGTGGGAAGTGTAAGCAGACCACACGCCATACAATTGGCGCATAAAATCCATACAATTTACATTATTCACCAGCCGCCGGCATGGTAAAAGTAAATATTGACCCTTGGTTAACGACACTCTCTGCTCGAATGCTACCGTTATAGTGCTCGATAATTTTTTTCGAAATTGCGAGGCCCATGCCGCTACCGCGAGTGACTTGCTTGAGGTCTGATTCCGCCTTGGCCACCTGATAGAACTTGTCGAATACGCTCTCCAGTTCATCAGCAGGGATGCCTCTTCCGGTATCCTTGACGGACACCCGCAGCCAGCCGCTTTCGGTGGTGTCTGCCTTGATTACCACCTCTCCTTCATGAGTAAACTTGGCAGCATTGCCCACCAGATTGTTGAGAACCTGCAAAATCCTGTCTGGGTCGGCTACGACCTTGGGAAGATCTGTCTTCATCTCCAATCGGAATGACACAGGGGAATCCGTGAAGTACCCCTCCAGGATCGGAGCGGCCTGCGTAAGCATTTTGACCGGGTCAACAGCCACATCGTTCCAGGCTATGCCACCGGACTCAATCTTGGACAAATCAAGGAAATCGCTCACCAGACGGGTCAAGCGCTCCCCTTCCTGTTCGATGATATTCAGGTTGTCACTGATCCGCCGGCCCTTTTTATCCAGCCCTTTCTCCTTGCTGAACGGCAGGAAATATTTGGTAAAATCACGATCGATCAATTTGCAAAAACCAAGCACTGCGGTCAGTGGCGTACGCAGATCATGGGAAACCGTATTCAGTACAGCCGTCTTGAGCTCATCCACCTTTCTCAGCTCATAGTTGGCCATCTCCAGCTCACGGGAGCGATGCATCAGTTCTTCGGTGCGCGATTCAATGATCGTCTCCTGATAATTATTCAGGTCCTCAAGTTCCTTTTCCGCAAATCGACGTGCCCGGTTGTTGACCAACAGGATAATGACCATCACTGAAAGCACAACGGCCACAATAGTGAGTGTCCACGCCTCGAACGCATAGGTATCGTAAATGGATTGCGGAACGTTGATGATGATAGCCTGTTCAGGCAGATTGCTTTGGCTCAACCCGAACTTCTCCATCACGTTGTAATCGAACATGTATCGATTTGATTTCTGCAGCATTACCGGAATCAGATCGATGCTCTTACCTTCAACTACATCCACGGCCATGGAAGCCGCCATTTCGCCCTGGTAGCGTCCCGACGCAAGCTTGCCGCCCACGATACCTTCACCGAGGTAAAAGTCCCATACGCCGTAAATGGGGACGTTTGAGGTGGAATACAGTTTGGTGATGCTTTCGCTGAATGTATAGCTAACTCCATCGGCATCCTTAGTGAAAGTCGCCAGAAATGCGGCACTGTCTTTTGGCAACCCGGCCAGCGTCTTCTGCATCCACTCCATAGACATGTTGTCCAGCCACGTAATATCCACTTCGCCCTGGAACTTATTGACCATATCCTGCGACCGGGCACGCATGATTCTTCCGGTGGTCGTATCGTCAATGACGAAATAGATGGTCTTGAGACCGGGTTGCAGATCTATGGCCGAGCGGATGGTAGCAGCCATGTCCGGTGCTTCAAATACCCCTGTAATATTCTTGAAATTCTCCTGCTCGGCCAATCCAAGATTATTGACGCCGCAAAAGATGATAGGCGCGCCATTGAATAATTCATGGCGGTGCTCCATGGCGAAATTGACGGCATTGTCATCCGAAGTGATGACGGCAGCCAACTTGGTATCTCCATATTTGAGCTTGTACTTCTGGTTTAACAGCTCCAGATATTCCGGACTGAAATGGTTCTTGGTGTCCATGAATTCAATGAACAACTTGTACTTGCCATTAAATCCATCCAAAGTTTCTTCAACACCCTTGGTAATGGATGCCGTCCAGTCGATATCAAGGTCATAGGAGTTGAGCAGCAGCACGTTTTTGACCTCTGCCCGGGCAAAACTTGCACCCGACAGAAGCAATACTGCCAACAATGTCAGTATGAACCGTATCAATTTGTTCACAACCAAACCACTCTCAACACACTATAATAATTATTTTTTCACACCACCACTTAGAAGACACAATTCAATCATGCTACGGCTCATAAAAAAATGCCAGTATTATAACTCCTTCATTCCTAGGAGTTAAAATAAAACCCCCCGACAAATGTCAGGGGGTTATTTTAATTCTTCGGTGGCGGAGCAATCTTCGGCGGTGGTATATACGGCAGGCTGGACAGTCGCGATTCAATCACCTTGGGATTGGGATACGTCTCCAGGATTGATTCCAGCAGTTCCTTGGTCTTGGTATAATCCCGCTCGTTCTCATAAATGTCCGCCAGCAGGAAGATACTCAGGACGCGCGTCTCTTCCTCCACGTCCTGAAGTTCCAGCAGCATTTCCAAGGCGCGCTTTGATTGACTCCAATTGGAAATGAAGCTGTAGCTCTGGGCTAATTCATACAGGCAATTTGCCTTGTAATCATCATTCTCGGCCTGATTGGCGCAGTTTTCCAGCGTATCAGCCACCAGTTCATAGTTGCCCATGATCCGATACAATTTGGCCATGCGCAGCTGCGTCTGATAGGTATGTTCCGGTGAATTCATGGCGTGGACCAGGCACTTTTCAAAGGACTCGATGGCCTTGGCCCGGTTGCCCAGTTGTGCATACACATCGCCCAATTGGAACATGATGCGCCACGCATCTTCCGGGTCCACACCCAGCTCCAGATACATGGCTTCGAGCAGCACAACAGCCCTGTCCAAATCACCCTTGATGGACACCGCGATCTCGCTCAGCCGATCCCATGCCTCACGGCGATTTTTGCCCTGTGGTTCGACCTGCAGGTATCGTTCGTAGTCCTTTTCGGCCTCAAGGTAGAAGCCTTTGGAATACGCCGTACGTGCACGCTCGATATCCTCTTCGCCCGGTGTTTTCGATTCGATACAGCCGGGCAGCACCAGCATGGCTGCGAGTATGATTGATAGAAGTAGTTTCATATACCGCCAAATCTCTTAAGAATGCCTCCGGCGGCCCTTTGGGACCCTGCCGGGAGCCTCCTCGCCGGAGAGGCGTCTCCGACGGCTTAAGAACCTTTTGTTAAAGGTTCTTAAGAATCTCCAAAACTTTTTATCGCGCCTTCGGCGAGGCCGAACCAGCGCGATAATGTGTCTATTTCTAACTCAACTGACTCAACCCGAAAAGCATTATCCGACAGCTGTCCCTATCAAGCTCCCTCTCCCCACGCGGATGCGCATACAAAAAGTTTAGGAAAAAGTAGAGATGGGAATCTGGAGGAAGGGAGAGGGATAACCCTTTACAAAGGGTTTCCCACTCTCCCCCCAGCCGTGACCGCAGGGAATGCAGCGTTGCACGGAGTGCACCTGCTCGCTAGAGCAGGGAGGCGCGAAGCGACTCAAGCGGCACGGAGGCATTCTTATGCCGGATTGTCGTTCAGTTTGTCGTCATCGTCCATGACGAGGTCGAAGCCTGCCACGGAGTTGCTGCCGTCCATGCGTACCAGTCGCACACCCTGGGTGGCGCGACCGCGGGTCAGGGACACTTCGCCAACGGACATGCGGATGACCTTGTTCTGCGTGGTGAGCAGGATCACGTCATCGCTCTCGTTGACCATGCGTGCACCGACGACCTTACCGGTCTTGTTGGTGAGACGCATGTTCAGGATACCCTTACCACCGCGAGATTGTACTCGATACTGGTCGATGGAAGTACGCTTACCGAAACCGCCCTCAGAGACAGTCAACAGCTGATCGCGTTCTTCATCGCCGGTGACGACACAGGCAACAACTTCATCGTCGCCGCGCAGGGCCACACCCTTCACACCAGCGGTGGCGCGTCCGAGCGGACGGGCATCGTTGATATTGAAGCGGATGGCGGAACCATCGCGGGTGGCGAGGATGCAATCCACATCAGGCTCGATCTCGCGGACCATCATCAGCTCATCGTTATCGCGCAGGTTGACCGCACGAATACCGGTGGAACGGCAGTTGCCGTACAGGCCGATGGAGGAGCGCTTGATCATGCCCTTCTTGGTGACGAAGAGGAAGAATCGATCATCTTCGAACTCACGCAGCGACAGACAGGTGGCGATGTATTCATCCTTGTCCAGCGGCAGCAGGTTGTTGACGTGTCCACCCTTGGCGTAGCGGGAACCTTCGGGAACCTGATGCACCTTGATTTTGAACATCTTGCCGAAGTTGGTGAACATCACCAGATGCTGATGGTTGGTGGTCAGCATGAAGGTGTGAATGAAGTCGCCGTCGCCGGTCTGAACACCGGAGATACCCTTTCCGCCACGACGCTGGGCCGTGTAGTTGGAGAGCGGTGTACGCTTGATGTAACCGCGCTGGGACAGGGTGATAACAGTCTCTTCATCCGGGATGAGATCTTCGATGTCGATGGAATCCGGGTCAGCCATGAGGAGTTCGGACTTACGCGGAGTGGCGTAGTTTTCCTTGATCTCCATGAGCTCAGTGCGGATGACACCCTTGAGCACTTCCTCGTTCTCGAGGATGGACTTGAAGTATTCGATTTTCTTCATCAGCTCGGCCAGTTCTTCGAGCAGCTTGTCGTGCTCGAGACCGGTGAGCTTCTGGAGGCGCATGTCGAGGATGGCCTTGGCCTGAATCTCGGTAAGTTCGAAGCGATCCATGAGTCCCTGACGGGCTTCATCAGGCGTCTTGGATGCGCGGATGAGCTTGACCACTTCGTCGATGTTGTCGAGGGCGATGCGCAAACCTTCCAAGATGTGGACGCGGCGCTCGCACTTCTCGAGATCGAACTTGGTGCGGCGAATAATGACTTCGCGGCGGTGATCCAGGAAGTGGCTGAGAACCTCTTTCAGGTTCAGCAGCATGGGACGCTTGCCCACAACGGCCATCATGTTGATGCCGAAGCTGCTCTCCAACGGAGTGAACTTGTAGAGGGAGTTGATGATGATATCTGCGATGGCGCCACGCTTGAGGTCCATGACGATGCGGATACCGTTGCGGTCTGATTCGTCGCGCAGATCGGAGATACCTTCGATCCTCTTCTCGTGGACCAGGGCTGCGATCTTTTCGACCAGGCTGGACTTGTTGAGCGCAAAGGGAATTTCCCTGATGACGATACGCTCTTTCTTACCCTTTTTGGCCTCTTCCACCTCAACCACACCGCGCATTTTGATGGAGCCGCGGCCAGTGGTGTAGGCGTCGATCAGTCCCTGCCCGCCGAAGACCATGCCGCCGGTGGGGAAGTCAGGACCGGTGACGTGCTGCATCAGATCAATGGCCGTGCAATCGGGAGTATCCAGCAGGTGCACGGAACCATCGATGAGCTCGCCCAGGTTGTGAGGCGGAATATTGGTGGCCATACCGACCGCGATACCGGTGGTACCGTTGAGCAGCAGGTTGGGCACCTTGGTGGGCAGGACAGAGGGCTCCTGCATGGTGTTATCGTAGTTGGCCCGGAAGTCGACGGTGTTCTTTTCGATGTCGCCGAGGAACTCGCCGCAGAGCTTGGCCATGCGTACTTCGGTGTAACGCATTGCTGCCGCGGCATCGCCGTCGATGGAACCGAAGTTACCCTGGCCGTCCACCAGCATGTCGCGCATGGAGAAGTCCTGCGCCATACGGACGAGGGCGTCGTAGACTGCCGAGTCGCCGTGCGGGTGGTATTTACCGATGACGTCACCGACAACACGCGCGGACTTCTTGTACGCACGGTTGTGGTAGTTACCCAGGTCATGCATGGCGTACAGGATGCGGCGGTGAACCGGCTTCAAGCCGTCACGCACATCCGGAATGGCACGCCCGATGATGACCGAGAGGGAGTACTCAAGATAGCTTTTCTTGAGTTCGCTTTCGATAGTAATCGTATTACTCATGTATTTGCCTCGGATTAGATATCCAGTTCCTGCACAGCCAGTGCATTTTTCTCAATGAATTCGCGTCGCGGTTCGACGTTGTCGCCCATGAGGTCCATGAAGATGTCATTG of the Pseudodesulfovibrio sp. zrk46 genome contains:
- the gyrA gene encoding DNA gyrase subunit A — its product is MSNTITIESELKKSYLEYSLSVIIGRAIPDVRDGLKPVHRRILYAMHDLGNYHNRAYKKSARVVGDVIGKYHPHGDSAVYDALVRMAQDFSMRDMLVDGQGNFGSIDGDAAAAMRYTEVRMAKLCGEFLGDIEKNTVDFRANYDNTMQEPSVLPTKVPNLLLNGTTGIAVGMATNIPPHNLGELIDGSVHLLDTPDCTAIDLMQHVTGPDFPTGGMVFGGQGLIDAYTTGRGSIKMRGVVEVEEAKKGKKERIVIREIPFALNKSSLVEKIAALVHEKRIEGISDLRDESDRNGIRIVMDLKRGAIADIIINSLYKFTPLESSFGINMMAVVGKRPMLLNLKEVLSHFLDHRREVIIRRTKFDLEKCERRVHILEGLRIALDNIDEVVKLIRASKTPDEARQGLMDRFELTEIQAKAILDMRLQKLTGLEHDKLLEELAELMKKIEYFKSILENEEVLKGVIRTELMEIKENYATPRKSELLMADPDSIDIEDLIPDEETVITLSQRGYIKRTPLSNYTAQRRGGKGISGVQTGDGDFIHTFMLTTNHQHLVMFTNFGKMFKIKVHQVPEGSRYAKGGHVNNLLPLDKDEYIATCLSLREFEDDRFFLFVTKKGMIKRSSIGLYGNCRSTGIRAVNLRDNDELMMVREIEPDVDCILATRDGSAIRFNINDARPLGRATAGVKGVALRGDDEVVACVVTGDEERDQLLTVSEGGFGKRTSIDQYRVQSRGGKGILNMRLTNKTGKVVGARMVNESDDVILLTTQNKVIRMSVGEVSLTRGRATQGVRLVRMDGSNSVAGFDLVMDDDDKLNDNPA
- a CDS encoding ATP-binding protein is translated as MKMIGEELETFFAPAARLSKEDVTQVSEELREEFLLPWFDAVPVSILVLNEHRQIVFSNNTFNELTEKQLEEIIGMRPGEALDCVHSNLVEAGCGCSSFCNTCGAANAIIKSMGGENDCQDCRLIRLVNDAEAPLDLQVFTKPVTFRDQQFVFLFAMDVSHELRLRYLNNTFYHGLINASGGLNTLTQMMEEDNENNPLFPLLATSSKRILRDVIFHNDLSAGEEGRLGAIKTSFNLPDFIDKLVEEECEIRNVQPLVVERKYECGDIHTDKRILGHVIRCMLVNALESLQDKCDVITLSAVTGESGRTVLTIENCGEIPENIAKHIFKRYISTKSPERGLGTYVIKLFTERYLDGNAEFSSQDGRTTFSIRLPK
- a CDS encoding transporter substrate-binding domain-containing protein — translated: MRSLFAIAIVAALLLTCSTTGVALAKDFEWYREHGVTIVNPPGAAPMSFQGLNGQPKGYIVDVWKKWSEKTGIPVFFRFAPWPQTLRMVKDGEVDLHGGLFRNDERAAYLDFSRPYHELKSALLVSRDKDTKLDKIYANYAIGVLDKGYAEYFLRKEHPEAKLVPLDTIAEIAEALVAGKIEALAGDHPVMGYEVGNLGHSNKLIVKTILYTQFLHAATAKGNETLIKLVDQGFSEFSTTEHELLGERWFVTEAEETHWLRDTILILAILLSGVFVFFLYDSWHVRKRDEEAEEDE
- a CDS encoding HAMP domain-containing sensor histidine kinase; amino-acid sequence: MNKLIRFILTLLAVLLLSGASFARAEVKNVLLLNSYDLDIDWTASITKGVEETLDGFNGKYKLFIEFMDTKNHFSPEYLELLNQKYKLKYGDTKLAAVITSDDNAVNFAMEHRHELFNGAPIIFCGVNNLGLAEQENFKNITGVFEAPDMAATIRSAIDLQPGLKTIYFVIDDTTTGRIMRARSQDMVNKFQGEVDITWLDNMSMEWMQKTLAGLPKDSAAFLATFTKDADGVSYTFSESITKLYSTSNVPIYGVWDFYLGEGIVGGKLASGRYQGEMAASMAVDVVEGKSIDLIPVMLQKSNRYMFDYNVMEKFGLSQSNLPEQAIIINVPQSIYDTYAFEAWTLTIVAVVLSVMVIILLVNNRARRFAEKELEDLNNYQETIIESRTEELMHRSRELEMANYELRKVDELKTAVLNTVSHDLRTPLTAVLGFCKLIDRDFTKYFLPFSKEKGLDKKGRRISDNLNIIEQEGERLTRLVSDFLDLSKIESGGIAWNDVAVDPVKMLTQAAPILEGYFTDSPVSFRLEMKTDLPKVVADPDRILQVLNNLVGNAAKFTHEGEVVIKADTTESGWLRVSVKDTGRGIPADELESVFDKFYQVAKAESDLKQVTRGSGMGLAISKKIIEHYNGSIRAESVVNQGSIFTFTMPAAGE
- a CDS encoding LysR family transcriptional regulator yields the protein MELYQLRTLIAVAEEGNFTRAGKRVHATQPAVSAHIKALEEELGVRLFDRTPRGVELTVAGSELIADAIDVLAAAEKLQARAVTLRGEVVGNFTIGLCADMAFLKVEKLLEHMGERFPMLNMQLLQIPSGAVLTDLRAKNLDAGFVFSGNPYSDLQAIKLTEPEYFIVGAAKWRDRLENAGPEELSQFTWGMATENSPLREIQLSIFSEYAIRPAQTIGANSEEVLRPLVEEGRVLAMMREDEAMELVESGKGAICTSLGKHPTELNFVYRKSQADEPALDALISVVKDVWEV
- a CDS encoding tetratricopeptide repeat protein, with product MKLLLSIILAAMLVLPGCIESKTPGEEDIERARTAYSKGFYLEAEKDYERYLQVEPQGKNRREAWDRLSEIAVSIKGDLDRAVVLLEAMYLELGVDPEDAWRIMFQLGDVYAQLGNRAKAIESFEKCLVHAMNSPEHTYQTQLRMAKLYRIMGNYELVADTLENCANQAENDDYKANCLYELAQSYSFISNWSQSKRALEMLLELQDVEEETRVLSIFLLADIYENERDYTKTKELLESILETYPNPKVIESRLSSLPYIPPPKIAPPPKN